A window of the Listeria swaminathanii genome harbors these coding sequences:
- the iolD gene encoding 3D-(3,5/4)-trihydroxycyclohexane-1,2-dione acylhydrolase (decyclizing) codes for MTEKTIRLTTAQALVKFLNQQYIEVDGEMAPFVDGIFTVFGHGNVVGIGQALEEDPGHLNVYQGKNEQGMAHAAIAYAKQKNRKRIYACSASAGPGSANLITAAGTALANNLPVLFLPADTFATRQPDPVLQQLEHESSAAITTNDGFQAVSRYFDRVQRPEQLMSALIRAFEVMTNPASAGPATICIAQDTEGEAFDYPVEFFQKRIHYLNRQIPTKRELTEAARLIQASKNPVIIVGGGARYSDAREELIALSEQSNIPLVETHAGKSTVEFDFKNNLGGTGILGTLAANKAIRDADLVIGIGTRYTDFTTSSKTAFDPATKFININVSRMQTYKLDAFQVVGDAKATLTELAPLLKGYQTQFGDKIAAYKAEWLAERTRLQNTKFNREAFTPEIKDQFDQATLNEYADSLQTEFTQTEALITINDTVAPDSIVVCSAGSLPGDLQRLWNPAVPNTYHLEYGYSCMGYEINGALGAKMAAANNQEVYSIVGDGSFCMSHSELLTSLQYGKKINIMLFDNSGFGCINNLQMANGSDSFFCEFRDSDNQIMQVDYAKIAEGYGAKVYRANTKEDLISALEDAKKQTKTTLIDMKVLPKTMSEGYLNWWNVGVSEVSNKASIKQAYESKQANLKNARLY; via the coding sequence GTGACTGAAAAAACAATTCGACTAACTACCGCGCAAGCTCTGGTGAAATTTTTAAATCAACAGTATATTGAAGTGGACGGGGAAATGGCGCCATTTGTGGACGGGATTTTCACGGTGTTTGGCCATGGAAATGTGGTTGGAATTGGCCAAGCGTTAGAAGAAGACCCGGGTCATTTAAATGTGTATCAAGGGAAAAATGAACAAGGCATGGCGCACGCGGCAATCGCCTACGCAAAACAAAAAAATCGCAAGCGCATTTACGCGTGTTCCGCATCAGCAGGACCAGGTTCCGCCAACCTAATAACAGCAGCTGGCACCGCACTTGCGAATAATTTACCAGTATTATTCCTGCCAGCCGACACATTCGCAACCAGACAGCCCGACCCAGTTTTGCAACAACTAGAGCATGAGTCGAGCGCGGCGATTACAACCAATGATGGCTTCCAAGCAGTCTCCAGGTACTTCGACCGCGTGCAGCGACCAGAACAACTCATGAGCGCCCTGATTCGCGCTTTCGAAGTAATGACCAACCCAGCGAGCGCCGGCCCAGCCACAATTTGCATCGCGCAAGACACAGAAGGAGAAGCGTTCGATTATCCAGTCGAATTTTTCCAAAAACGAATTCACTATCTCAATCGGCAAATTCCAACGAAACGCGAGCTAACCGAAGCGGCGCGACTCATCCAAGCTAGCAAAAACCCGGTTATCATCGTCGGCGGTGGCGCCCGCTATTCAGATGCACGCGAAGAATTAATCGCTCTTTCCGAGCAAAGCAACATTCCGCTCGTCGAAACGCACGCTGGAAAATCAACCGTTGAGTTTGACTTCAAAAACAACCTAGGTGGCACTGGAATCCTTGGTACGCTAGCTGCCAATAAAGCTATCCGTGACGCCGATTTGGTCATCGGAATTGGCACGCGCTACACCGATTTCACAACCAGTTCCAAAACTGCATTTGACCCAGCAACCAAATTTATCAATATCAACGTCAGCCGCATGCAAACATACAAACTAGACGCTTTCCAAGTTGTCGGCGACGCCAAAGCTACCCTAACCGAACTTGCGCCACTTTTAAAAGGCTATCAAACCCAATTTGGCGACAAGATTGCTGCATACAAAGCAGAGTGGCTCGCAGAAAGAACGCGACTGCAAAACACGAAATTCAACCGAGAAGCTTTCACACCAGAAATCAAAGACCAATTCGACCAAGCAACCCTAAACGAATACGCCGACAGCTTGCAAACCGAATTCACGCAAACCGAGGCGCTCATCACGATTAATGACACCGTGGCCCCAGATAGCATCGTCGTTTGTTCGGCCGGTTCACTTCCAGGCGACCTGCAACGACTTTGGAATCCAGCCGTACCAAACACCTATCACCTAGAATATGGCTATTCCTGCATGGGCTACGAAATAAACGGAGCCCTCGGTGCAAAAATGGCCGCAGCAAACAACCAAGAAGTTTACTCCATCGTTGGCGATGGTAGTTTCTGCATGTCGCACTCAGAACTACTAACATCCCTACAATACGGTAAAAAAATCAACATCATGCTCTTCGATAATTCCGGATTCGGCTGCATTAACAACCTCCAAATGGCAAACGGTAGCGACAGTTTCTTCTGCGAATTCCGCGATAGCGACAACCAGATTATGCAAGTCGATTACGCCAAAATTGCAGAAGGATACGGCGCAAAAGTCTATAGAGCCAACACCAAAGAAGATTTAATCAGCGCACTGGAAGACGCAAAAAAACAAACCAAAACAACTTTAATCGATATGAAAGTATTACCAAAAACAATGTCAGAAGGCTATCTTAACTGGTGGAATGTGGGAGTTTCCGAAGTTTCAAACAAAGCAAGCATCAAGCAAGCATACGAATCAAAACAAGCAAATCTGAAAAATGCCCGACTATATTAA
- the iolC gene encoding 5-dehydro-2-deoxygluconokinase, with product MNLKKHSGRKFDLITVGRACIDLNAVEYNRPMEETMTFSKYVGGSPANIAIGTAKLGLKVGFIGKISDDQHGRFIEKYMRDLAINTDGMVKDTEGRKVGLAFTEIKSPDECSILMYRENVADLYLAPEEISEDYIKEARVLLVSGTALAQSPSREAVLKAVSLARENDVIVAFELDYRPYTWKNTEETAVYYSLVAEQADVIIGTRDEFDMMENQVGGKNEATKAYLFQHQAKIVVIKHGVEGSFAYTKAGETFQAQAYKTKVLKTFGAGDSYASAFLYGLFSDESIETALKYGSAAASIVVSKHSSSDAMPTADEIKALIAQAE from the coding sequence ATGAATCTTAAAAAACATAGTGGACGAAAATTTGATTTAATCACAGTAGGGCGCGCGTGCATTGATTTGAATGCGGTCGAATACAATCGTCCAATGGAAGAAACGATGACATTTTCGAAATATGTAGGTGGATCGCCGGCGAATATTGCGATTGGAACTGCGAAACTGGGATTAAAAGTCGGTTTTATCGGTAAAATTTCGGATGATCAACATGGTCGTTTTATTGAAAAATATATGCGTGATTTAGCGATAAATACGGATGGAATGGTGAAAGATACAGAAGGCCGCAAAGTTGGTTTGGCATTTACGGAGATTAAAAGTCCGGATGAATGCAGTATCTTGATGTACCGCGAAAATGTGGCTGATTTATATTTAGCGCCGGAAGAAATTTCAGAAGACTATATCAAAGAAGCCCGCGTGCTGCTCGTTTCTGGTACAGCCTTGGCGCAAAGTCCGTCGCGGGAAGCTGTTTTAAAAGCAGTCAGTTTAGCTAGGGAAAATGATGTGATTGTTGCTTTCGAACTGGATTATCGTCCTTATACTTGGAAAAACACCGAAGAAACAGCGGTTTATTATTCACTTGTCGCGGAACAGGCGGACGTGATTATTGGAACGCGTGACGAATTCGATATGATGGAAAACCAAGTCGGTGGCAAAAATGAAGCGACAAAAGCATATCTTTTCCAACATCAAGCAAAAATTGTCGTGATTAAGCATGGCGTGGAAGGCTCGTTCGCATATACAAAAGCAGGCGAAACATTCCAAGCACAAGCATATAAAACAAAAGTACTTAAAACATTTGGCGCAGGGGATTCCTATGCATCAGCATTCTTATATGGTTTATTTAGCGATGAAAGTATCGAAACAGCGCTTAAATACGGAAGTGCGGCAGCTTCGATTGTTGTTAGCAAGCATAGCTCTTCGGATGCGATGCCAACTGCCGACGAAATCAAAGCGCTCATCGCGCAAGCTGAGTAG
- a CDS encoding iron chaperone, whose amino-acid sequence MEVFAEYLAEIENPDHRARTQEVLTWVAETFPDLKPEIKWNTPMFTKNDTFIIGFSIAKQHMSVSPEAAGIERFEAELKEAGYSHTKGIFRITWAKPVDFDLLTKVIEFNIQDKANYTSFWRV is encoded by the coding sequence ATGGAAGTTTTTGCAGAATATTTAGCTGAAATTGAAAATCCGGATCACCGCGCGAGAACACAAGAAGTTTTAACATGGGTGGCGGAAACTTTCCCAGATTTAAAGCCGGAAATCAAATGGAATACACCGATGTTTACAAAGAATGACACGTTCATTATTGGCTTCTCTATTGCAAAACAGCATATGAGCGTTTCCCCAGAAGCGGCTGGAATTGAGCGTTTCGAAGCCGAACTTAAAGAGGCAGGTTATAGTCATACGAAAGGTATATTCCGAATCACCTGGGCTAAACCAGTTGATTTTGATTTATTAACAAAAGTTATCGAGTTTAATATTCAAGATAAAGCAAATTATACTAGTTTTTGGCGCGTTTAA
- a CDS encoding NUDIX hydrolase encodes MEEWDLLNENRELTGKTHIRGEKLATGELHLVIHVCIFNEKGQLLIQKRQKDKESWPNYWDFSTAGSAIKGETSRQAAEREVQEELGITIDLSGTRAKFSYHFEEGFDDYWFITKDVQLSDLTLQKEEVADARFVSEEELNELRKSGEFIPYFFLNQLFSLKNTTTIHF; translated from the coding sequence GTGGAAGAATGGGATTTGCTAAATGAAAATCGTGAATTAACCGGAAAAACGCATATACGCGGTGAAAAACTAGCGACTGGAGAACTTCATTTGGTCATTCACGTATGTATTTTTAACGAAAAAGGGCAACTTTTAATCCAAAAACGCCAAAAAGATAAAGAAAGTTGGCCGAATTATTGGGATTTTTCTACGGCTGGTTCTGCGATAAAAGGCGAAACAAGCCGGCAAGCTGCTGAAAGAGAAGTGCAAGAAGAGTTAGGTATTACGATTGATTTAAGTGGAACACGTGCCAAATTCAGTTATCATTTTGAAGAGGGCTTTGATGATTATTGGTTTATTACGAAAGACGTGCAACTAAGCGATTTAACATTACAAAAAGAAGAAGTTGCCGACGCTCGTTTTGTGAGCGAGGAAGAACTAAACGAATTAAGAAAATCAGGCGAATTCATTCCATACTTCTTTTTAAATCAACTTTTCAGCCTAAAAAATACCACAACTATTCACTTTTAA
- a CDS encoding zinc ribbon domain-containing protein YjdM, with the protein MSKLPNCPECNSEYAYEDRGLLICPECGHEWSAAAEEASEEKVFKDANGNVLTDGDSVTVIKDLKVKGASNPIKMGTKVKNIRLVDGDHDIDCKVDGFGPMKLKSEFVKKI; encoded by the coding sequence ATGTCAAAATTACCAAATTGCCCAGAATGTAACTCAGAATATGCCTACGAAGATCGCGGCTTATTAATCTGCCCAGAATGCGGACATGAGTGGAGCGCAGCGGCAGAAGAAGCTAGCGAAGAAAAAGTATTCAAAGACGCAAACGGCAACGTACTAACAGATGGCGATTCTGTAACAGTCATCAAAGATTTAAAAGTAAAAGGCGCATCCAACCCAATCAAAATGGGAACAAAAGTAAAAAACATCCGCCTAGTTGACGGCGACCATGATATTGATTGTAAAGTTGACGGCTTTGGTCCGATGAAATTGAAATCGGAGTTTGTTAAGAAGATATAA
- a CDS encoding GyrI-like domain-containing protein, with protein sequence MAFEIVELKKETFTGNKVEIPEFDPQKGFGPMSEIKEAAYTKFAKNEKDYVGINASLDGLQYYIVASTNGENGDTTFDIPEGKYAKFVTSETDRPALDGFIGASYGEVGQSDTVGIAGSFNLEDLREAEFTLYIPVVSK encoded by the coding sequence ATGGCATTTGAAATCGTTGAATTAAAAAAAGAAACATTTACAGGAAACAAAGTAGAAATCCCTGAATTTGATCCACAAAAAGGCTTTGGCCCAATGAGCGAAATTAAAGAAGCAGCCTACACAAAATTTGCAAAAAACGAAAAAGATTACGTTGGCATTAACGCAAGTCTTGACGGCTTACAATATTACATCGTAGCTAGTACAAACGGCGAAAACGGCGACACTACTTTCGATATTCCAGAAGGCAAATACGCAAAATTCGTAACAAGCGAAACAGATCGCCCAGCACTTGATGGCTTCATCGGCGCATCTTACGGCGAAGTAGGGCAAAGCGATACGGTTGGTATTGCGGGATCGTTTAATTTGGAAGATCTTAGAGAAGCGGAGTTTACGCTTTATATTCCGGTAGTTAGTAAGTAA
- a CDS encoding DeoR/GlpR family DNA-binding transcription regulator yields the protein MKVQRIQAIENLIHEKGSVSLDDLCEQFNVSKNTVRRDIAKLLQKNTIQKVYGGVVSVYNNPEEIRPFENRDTENHLEKQLIGKAAADFIEDNDLIFIDSGTTTSCLAAALPTDKEITIITNSLDVINFASEMDNVKLIVIGSTFKPSTKSFVGVENWGFFEKYNITKAFMAATALSTTHGVMNSDILEYEIKRHMMEKATEKFLLVDHTKVDKSALLTYGELAEFDWLITAKEMAGGCLGYCEDVGVLVRLV from the coding sequence ATGAAAGTACAACGCATTCAAGCGATAGAGAATTTAATTCACGAAAAAGGCAGTGTTAGCCTCGATGATTTATGCGAACAATTCAACGTTTCCAAAAACACCGTTCGCCGCGATATTGCCAAACTGCTCCAAAAAAACACCATCCAAAAGGTCTACGGTGGTGTCGTTTCTGTTTATAATAATCCCGAAGAAATCCGCCCATTTGAAAATCGTGATACGGAAAATCATCTGGAAAAACAACTTATCGGAAAAGCGGCGGCTGATTTTATTGAAGATAATGATTTGATTTTTATTGATTCCGGCACAACAACCAGCTGTCTCGCCGCGGCTCTGCCAACGGATAAGGAGATTACTATTATTACGAACAGCCTAGATGTGATTAATTTTGCGAGTGAAATGGATAATGTGAAATTGATTGTGATTGGCTCGACTTTTAAACCGAGTACTAAATCATTTGTTGGCGTGGAGAACTGGGGATTTTTTGAGAAATATAATATTACGAAAGCTTTTATGGCCGCGACTGCGCTTTCGACTACGCATGGGGTGATGAATTCGGATATTTTGGAGTATGAGATTAAGCGCCATATGATGGAAAAAGCGACGGAGAAATTTTTGCTGGTGGATCATACGAAGGTGGATAAGTCGGCTTTGCTTACGTATGGGGAGTTGGCGGAATTTGATTGGTTGATTACGGCGAAGGAAATGGCTGGTGGGTGTTTGGGGTATTGTGAGGATGTTGGGGTTTTGGTGAGGTTGGTATAG
- the iolA gene encoding methylmalonate-semialdehyde dehydrogenase produces the protein MADVRKLKNYIDGEWVESKTDKYEDVINPATGEVLCQVPISTRAELDQAAVIAEQAFEKWSQVAVPRRARVLFGFQQLLIQHKEELARLITLENGKNLSEARGEVQRGIENVEFAAGAPTLMMGDSLASIATDVEAANYRYPVGVVGGIAPFNFPMMVPCWMFPMAIALGNSFILKPSERTPLLMEKLVELFSEAGLPKGVFNVVYGAHDVVNGILENEIIKAVSFVGSKPVGEYVYKTGSANLKRVQALTGAKNHTIVLNDTDLEDTVTNVISAAFGSAGERCMACAVVTVEEGIADEFLAALRTAAQNVKIGNGLDDGVFLGPVIREENQKRTIAYIEKGIEEGAKLTVDGRETGLSEGHFVGPTILEDVTTDMTIWKDEIFAPVLSVIRVKNLQEAVRVANQSEFANGACIFTNNAKAIRYFREKIDAGMLGVNLGVPAPMAFFPFSGWKSSFYGTLHANGKDSVDFYTHKKVVTARYSLKGYEE, from the coding sequence ATGGCAGATGTACGGAAATTAAAGAATTATATTGACGGTGAGTGGGTCGAGAGTAAGACGGATAAATACGAAGACGTCATAAATCCAGCGACGGGTGAAGTGCTGTGCCAAGTGCCGATATCGACACGCGCAGAATTAGATCAGGCCGCTGTCATTGCAGAACAAGCTTTTGAAAAATGGAGCCAAGTTGCTGTGCCAAGACGCGCGCGAGTATTATTCGGATTCCAACAGTTACTCATTCAACATAAAGAAGAACTAGCAAGATTAATTACACTTGAAAATGGTAAAAATTTATCCGAAGCACGCGGTGAAGTGCAACGCGGAATAGAAAATGTCGAATTCGCAGCCGGAGCACCAACGCTGATGATGGGTGATTCGCTTGCTTCGATTGCAACGGACGTGGAAGCGGCTAATTATCGCTATCCGGTTGGGGTTGTTGGTGGAATTGCGCCATTTAACTTTCCGATGATGGTTCCTTGTTGGATGTTCCCAATGGCCATCGCGCTTGGTAACTCGTTTATTTTAAAACCATCTGAAAGAACGCCGCTTTTGATGGAGAAATTGGTGGAATTATTTTCTGAAGCTGGTCTTCCAAAAGGTGTGTTCAATGTTGTTTACGGCGCGCATGATGTGGTTAACGGGATTTTAGAAAACGAAATAATTAAAGCGGTTTCTTTTGTTGGTTCTAAGCCAGTTGGCGAATATGTATATAAAACTGGGAGCGCGAATTTGAAACGTGTGCAGGCTTTGACGGGCGCGAAAAACCATACAATTGTGCTTAATGATACGGATTTAGAAGATACAGTCACGAATGTTATTTCAGCGGCATTTGGGTCAGCTGGCGAACGTTGCATGGCGTGCGCGGTTGTCACTGTGGAAGAAGGAATCGCAGACGAGTTTCTAGCGGCACTTCGGACAGCGGCGCAAAATGTGAAAATTGGAAACGGGCTAGACGATGGTGTTTTTCTAGGTCCGGTAATTCGCGAAGAAAATCAAAAACGCACGATTGCTTATATTGAAAAAGGCATAGAAGAAGGCGCGAAATTAACGGTAGATGGCCGGGAGACTGGACTTTCTGAAGGTCATTTTGTTGGACCGACAATTTTGGAAGACGTTACGACGGATATGACAATTTGGAAAGACGAGATTTTCGCACCAGTTTTATCCGTGATTCGTGTGAAAAACCTCCAAGAAGCTGTTCGAGTGGCGAATCAATCTGAATTTGCGAACGGTGCTTGTATTTTCACAAATAATGCCAAAGCAATTCGCTACTTTAGAGAAAAAATCGATGCTGGAATGCTTGGTGTGAATTTGGGCGTACCTGCTCCGATGGCGTTTTTCCCGTTTTCTGGTTGGAAATCATCCTTTTATGGAACGCTTCATGCAAACGGCAAAGACAGCGTAGATTTTTACACACATAAAAAAGTAGTTACTGCGAGATATTCATTAAAAGGTTACGAAGAATAG
- a CDS encoding low temperature requirement protein A, which yields MTERKVSWLELFFDLIFVTAVASTTHLLLSVDNHPDKTAVYFGEYLLMVTPMFWAWVGQTMFFNRFGEKIKLPELYMLPQMFFLILMTASFDLTFSNTYYTFLIGYLGIRLITVIQYFVISRKLTGNARKVALLLGSVFLLGVLTTATSVFFEGLARYLVMYLGIAVDIILPLFLAKTLRKVPVDFPHLAERFGLFVIITFGESIVAITTILVGHTLDLYTISYTLLGFLIICTLWASYFHSFEKIVDHHKETHGQFLIYGHFFIIVSVMLLAVNLHLLFEGHLQRDVLLLMLFGSVAVFFVSKQFVFAAHKKAEVTFSFWKDALLLLLLVGLFFVNLGSDLPLFVSFLSVWVCALVDLGLQFRTSRPARL from the coding sequence ATGACGGAAAGAAAAGTGTCTTGGTTAGAGCTGTTTTTTGATTTAATATTCGTTACCGCGGTTGCTTCCACGACGCACCTTTTGCTTAGTGTTGATAATCATCCGGATAAAACAGCTGTTTATTTTGGTGAGTATTTATTAATGGTGACGCCGATGTTTTGGGCATGGGTTGGTCAGACGATGTTTTTCAACCGCTTTGGTGAAAAAATCAAACTACCTGAACTTTATATGTTACCGCAGATGTTTTTCTTGATTCTGATGACAGCGAGTTTTGATTTAACATTTTCGAATACGTATTATACTTTTTTGATTGGTTATTTGGGAATTCGGTTGATCACGGTTATTCAGTATTTTGTTATAAGTAGGAAGTTGACGGGCAATGCTCGGAAAGTGGCGCTGCTTCTTGGGAGTGTTTTTCTGCTTGGTGTTTTGACAACGGCGACTTCGGTGTTTTTTGAAGGGTTAGCGCGTTATTTAGTGATGTATCTTGGAATTGCCGTTGATATTATTTTACCGCTATTTTTAGCTAAAACATTAAGGAAAGTTCCGGTTGATTTTCCGCATTTGGCTGAGCGTTTTGGCTTGTTTGTTATTATTACTTTTGGTGAAAGTATTGTTGCGATTACGACTATATTAGTTGGCCATACGCTTGATTTGTATACGATTAGTTATACGTTGCTTGGTTTTTTAATTATTTGTACGCTTTGGGCCTCGTATTTTCATAGCTTTGAGAAAATTGTTGATCATCATAAGGAGACGCATGGGCAGTTTTTGATTTACGGGCATTTCTTTATTATTGTTTCGGTAATGTTGCTTGCGGTGAATTTGCACTTGTTGTTTGAGGGGCATTTGCAGCGCGATGTGTTGCTGTTGATGTTATTTGGTTCTGTAGCTGTGTTTTTTGTCTCGAAGCAATTTGTTTTTGCCGCGCATAAAAAGGCCGAAGTGACGTTTTCTTTTTGGAAAGATGCGTTGTTATTGTTGCTGTTGGTGGGATTGTTTTTTGTTAATTTGGGTAGTGATTTGCCGCTTTTTGTGAGTTTTTTGAGTGTTTGGGTTTGTGCGTTGGTGGATCTTGGTTTGCAGTTTAGGACTTCACGACCAGCTCGTTTATAA
- a CDS encoding helix-turn-helix transcriptional regulator yields the protein MKIERLIGIIMLLLQRELVSASEMATMFEVSKRTIFRDIDTLAMANIPIYTIAGTKGGIGIMPTYKVDKKLLTADDLTAIIASLDGMEQLLSSAETKKTLQKMKNMLDHSSEPPKSSISLDFSNLSMKNELNAKVESLYLAIKKHQLVELSYIDRTGNQTVRKTEPYHLLFRNRSWYLQGYSLERSDFRTFKMSRIVELKTLEETFEVRPFTVKPFGAPPDRPMFLMHEVSLIVDKIAREQIIERFDLVEISQQDDAHFLAKVTLPNHEAGYRFLLQLGTHVTIQNRDDFYDNFIDYLKEIQGKYI from the coding sequence ATGAAAATCGAGCGACTCATCGGAATTATTATGTTGCTCCTCCAACGCGAGCTAGTCAGTGCTTCTGAAATGGCTACAATGTTTGAGGTTTCCAAACGTACTATTTTCCGCGACATTGACACACTCGCGATGGCGAATATCCCGATTTACACGATTGCTGGAACAAAGGGCGGCATCGGTATTATGCCAACCTACAAAGTCGATAAAAAGCTTCTGACAGCAGATGATTTAACCGCGATTATCGCAAGTTTGGACGGGATGGAGCAGTTACTTTCTTCCGCCGAAACCAAGAAAACGCTGCAAAAAATGAAAAATATGCTCGACCATTCAAGCGAACCGCCTAAAAGTTCCATTTCGCTCGATTTCTCCAATTTATCCATGAAAAACGAATTAAATGCTAAAGTCGAAAGTTTGTATTTAGCGATTAAAAAACATCAACTCGTGGAACTCAGCTATATTGATCGAACGGGCAACCAAACCGTTCGTAAAACGGAGCCTTATCACCTCCTGTTTAGGAATCGTTCTTGGTATTTGCAGGGTTACAGCTTGGAGCGTAGCGATTTTCGGACGTTTAAAATGTCGCGGATTGTCGAACTGAAAACGCTAGAAGAAACTTTTGAAGTACGTCCTTTTACTGTAAAACCATTTGGCGCACCGCCCGACAGACCAATGTTTTTGATGCATGAAGTTAGTTTGATTGTCGACAAAATTGCCCGCGAGCAAATCATCGAACGCTTTGATCTAGTCGAAATTTCGCAGCAAGATGACGCGCATTTTTTGGCAAAAGTGACGCTTCCTAATCATGAGGCTGGGTACCGCTTTTTGCTCCAACTTGGAACGCATGTAACCATTCAAAACCGTGATGACTTTTACGATAATTTTATTGACTACTTAAAGGAAATCCAAGGAAAATATATCTAA
- a CDS encoding YebC/PmpR family DNA-binding transcriptional regulator: MGRKWANIKEKKASKDKTNSRIYAKFGIEIYVAAKSGDPDPHSNQKLRFVIERAKTYNVPKHIIDRAIEKAKGTGDETYSELRYEGFGPNGSMIIVDALTNNVNRTASDVRAAYSKNGGNMGVSGSVAYMFDNTAIFGVEGKDADELLELLMEADIDVRDILDEDGQAIIYAEPEDFHKVQEGLKAAGIEEFTVAEIEMIPQNDIQLSGEDLEKFERLIDALEDLEDVQKVYHNVELED, encoded by the coding sequence ATGGGCCGTAAATGGGCAAATATTAAAGAGAAAAAAGCGTCAAAAGATAAAACAAATAGTCGTATCTATGCGAAATTTGGAATTGAAATATATGTAGCGGCTAAATCAGGCGACCCAGATCCACATTCCAACCAAAAATTACGTTTTGTTATTGAACGTGCAAAAACATACAATGTGCCAAAACATATTATTGACCGCGCAATCGAAAAAGCGAAAGGCACTGGCGATGAAACGTATTCAGAACTGCGCTATGAAGGCTTTGGTCCAAATGGTTCGATGATTATTGTAGACGCACTGACAAATAATGTGAATCGTACGGCATCCGATGTTCGCGCAGCTTATAGCAAAAATGGTGGTAACATGGGCGTAAGTGGATCAGTTGCTTATATGTTTGATAATACAGCTATTTTTGGCGTTGAAGGAAAAGATGCGGACGAGCTATTAGAACTTTTAATGGAAGCGGATATTGATGTTCGTGACATTTTAGACGAAGATGGCCAAGCGATTATTTATGCAGAACCAGAAGATTTCCACAAAGTACAAGAAGGCTTGAAAGCGGCTGGAATTGAAGAATTTACAGTAGCAGAAATCGAAATGATTCCTCAAAACGATATCCAATTATCAGGCGAGGATTTAGAGAAATTCGAAAGACTAATTGATGCTTTAGAAGATCTAGAAGACGTGCAAAAAGTATATCATAACGTCGAATTAGAAGATTAA
- the iolB gene encoding 5-deoxy-glucuronate isomerase has protein sequence MGKLLRKPLNERIAPGVTLVQDINQGNSPLSYVGFRLIELEKDAVYQETLDGLECCIVALTGKISVSEGDHVFPEIGTRVNVFEKIPTDSVFISGGRAFQVKADSEKARVALCYSPADRDLPTTLIKASDNSIEQRGKYQNKRLVHNILPDVSEVASSLLVVEVYTDGGNFSSYPPHKHDRDNLPAESLLEESYYHEINPEQGFIFQRVYTDDRALDETMAVEHQNAVIVPEGYHPVGVPDGYDSYYLNVMAGPKRVWKFHNDPDHEWILERD, from the coding sequence ATGGGCAAACTGTTACGAAAACCATTAAATGAAAGAATAGCGCCTGGCGTTACGCTTGTTCAAGATATTAACCAAGGAAACTCGCCGCTAAGTTACGTTGGATTTCGGTTGATTGAATTGGAAAAAGATGCCGTTTATCAAGAAACGTTGGATGGGCTTGAATGTTGTATTGTCGCGCTTACTGGGAAAATTTCGGTGAGTGAGGGTGACCATGTTTTTCCGGAAATCGGCACAAGAGTGAACGTTTTTGAAAAAATTCCGACAGATAGCGTGTTTATTTCTGGTGGACGGGCGTTTCAAGTGAAGGCAGACTCTGAAAAAGCTCGTGTGGCGCTTTGCTATTCACCGGCCGATCGAGATTTACCGACAACACTTATTAAAGCAAGCGATAATTCGATTGAGCAGCGCGGAAAATATCAAAATAAACGACTGGTACATAACATTTTGCCAGATGTGAGTGAGGTTGCGAGTAGTTTGTTGGTGGTGGAAGTGTATACGGATGGTGGGAATTTTTCTAGCTATCCGCCGCATAAACATGACCGCGATAATTTGCCAGCAGAGTCACTTTTGGAAGAAAGTTATTATCATGAAATTAATCCTGAGCAAGGTTTTATTTTTCAGCGCGTCTATACGGATGACCGTGCGCTTGATGAAACGATGGCTGTGGAGCACCAAAATGCGGTTATCGTTCCGGAAGGCTATCATCCTGTTGGCGTTCCAGACGGATATGATTCGTACTATTTGAACGTAATGGCAGGGCCGAAGCGGGTTTGGAAGTTCCACAACGATCCAGATCACGAATGGATTTTAGAGCGAGACTAA